A genomic region of Maniola hyperantus chromosome 5, iAphHyp1.2, whole genome shotgun sequence contains the following coding sequences:
- the elgi gene encoding E3 ubiquitin-protein ligase NRDP1 isoform X1, with product MGFEIKRFQGDVDEELICPICSGVLEDPLQAPACEHAFCRACITEWISRQPTCPVDRQAVTASQLRPVPRILRNLLSRLCTSCDNAPHGCNSVLKLDSLASHLVECEFNPKRPVPCEAGCGLVIPKDELSDHNCVRELRALITSQQGKLNDYQQELAEQRLIINEHKRELALLKEFMRAMRVSNPAMRALADQMEREEVIRWANSLTRARVTRWGGMISTPDDVLQVMMIKRSLSESGCPPHIIDDLMENCHERRWPPGLSSLETRQNNRRLYEKYVCKRVPGKQAVLVLQCDNTHVDDHMMVEPGLVMIFAHGIE from the exons ATGGGCTTTGAAATCAAAAGGTTTCAAGGTGACGTCGACGAAGAACTCATTTGTCCAATCTGTTCAGGAGTTTTAGAGGATCCTTTACAG GCACCAGCTTGCGAGCATGCATTTTGTCGTGCCTGCATAACAGAATGGATTAGTCGTCAGCCCACTTGTCCAGTAGACCGGCAGGCAGTGACAGCTAGCCAATTAAGACCTGTTCCGAGAATACTTCGTAACCTACTTTCCAG ATTATGTACAAGTTGTGATAATGCGCCTCATGGATGCAATTCCGTATTAAAACTAGATTCATTGGCTTCACATTTAGTTGAAT GTGAATTTAATCCCAAACGGCCGGTACCGTGTGAGGCAGGCTGTGGCTTAGTAATACCTAAAGATGAGTTGAGCGATCACAACTGTGTCCGTGAGCTGCGCGCCCTCATAACCTCTCAGCAGGGCAAGCTCAATGACTATCAACAAGAGTTGGCTGAGCAACGCCTCATCATCAATGAGCATAAACGTGAATTGGCTTTGCTTAAA GAATTCATGCGTGCGATGCGGGTATCTAACCCGGCGATGCGTGCTCTCGCCGATCAGATGGAGCGCGAGGAAGTGATCCGCTGGGCCAACTCGCTGACACGCGCGCGCGTCACGCGCTGGGGCGGCATGATATCCACTCCCGATGACGTCCTGCAGGTG ATGATGATCAAGAGAAGTTTGTCGGAGTCTGGCTGCCCTCCCCACATTATTGACGACTTGATGGAGAACTGCCACGAACGACGGTGGCCGCCCGGCCTGTCGTCGTTAGAAACAAGACAAAATAATAGAAG GCTGTATGAGAAATATGTTTGCAAAAGAGTGCCTGGGAAACAAGCTGTTCTTGTGCTGCAGTGTGACAACACACATGTCGATGATCACATGATGGTGGAGCCCGGCCTTGTCATGATATTCGCTCATGGTATTGAATAG
- the elgi gene encoding E3 ubiquitin-protein ligase NRDP1 isoform X2, whose amino-acid sequence MGFEIKRFQGDVDEELICPICSGVLEDPLQAPACEHAFCRACITEWISRQPTCPVDRQAVTASQLRPVPRILRNLLSRLCTSCDNAPHGCNSVLKLDSLASHLVECEFNPKRPVPCEAGCGLVIPKDELSDHNCVRELRALITSQQGKLNDYQQELAEQRLIINEHKRELALLKEFMRAMRVSNPAMRALADQMEREEVIRWANSLTRARVTRWGGMISTPDDVLQMMIKRSLSESGCPPHIIDDLMENCHERRWPPGLSSLETRQNNRRLYEKYVCKRVPGKQAVLVLQCDNTHVDDHMMVEPGLVMIFAHGIE is encoded by the exons ATGGGCTTTGAAATCAAAAGGTTTCAAGGTGACGTCGACGAAGAACTCATTTGTCCAATCTGTTCAGGAGTTTTAGAGGATCCTTTACAG GCACCAGCTTGCGAGCATGCATTTTGTCGTGCCTGCATAACAGAATGGATTAGTCGTCAGCCCACTTGTCCAGTAGACCGGCAGGCAGTGACAGCTAGCCAATTAAGACCTGTTCCGAGAATACTTCGTAACCTACTTTCCAG ATTATGTACAAGTTGTGATAATGCGCCTCATGGATGCAATTCCGTATTAAAACTAGATTCATTGGCTTCACATTTAGTTGAAT GTGAATTTAATCCCAAACGGCCGGTACCGTGTGAGGCAGGCTGTGGCTTAGTAATACCTAAAGATGAGTTGAGCGATCACAACTGTGTCCGTGAGCTGCGCGCCCTCATAACCTCTCAGCAGGGCAAGCTCAATGACTATCAACAAGAGTTGGCTGAGCAACGCCTCATCATCAATGAGCATAAACGTGAATTGGCTTTGCTTAAA GAATTCATGCGTGCGATGCGGGTATCTAACCCGGCGATGCGTGCTCTCGCCGATCAGATGGAGCGCGAGGAAGTGATCCGCTGGGCCAACTCGCTGACACGCGCGCGCGTCACGCGCTGGGGCGGCATGATATCCACTCCCGATGACGTCCTGCAG ATGATGATCAAGAGAAGTTTGTCGGAGTCTGGCTGCCCTCCCCACATTATTGACGACTTGATGGAGAACTGCCACGAACGACGGTGGCCGCCCGGCCTGTCGTCGTTAGAAACAAGACAAAATAATAGAAG GCTGTATGAGAAATATGTTTGCAAAAGAGTGCCTGGGAAACAAGCTGTTCTTGTGCTGCAGTGTGACAACACACATGTCGATGATCACATGATGGTGGAGCCCGGCCTTGTCATGATATTCGCTCATGGTATTGAATAG